From the genome of bacterium:
TATCGGGATGCTGAATATCGTCGCGACGACGAGCGCATTGAGGCGCGTCATGATGCCGAGAATGAAGATGAGCCCGAAGAGCGACTCCACCGCACCGGCGGAAAGCGTGAAGAGATAGTCGGAATACGGGAGCCCTGCCAAGGCCATGAAATTCCAATCGTACTGGCGGAGGAAATTGAGACCGAATTCCGGATGCAGGATTTTTTCCGTAAAGCCCAGAATGAAAAGGGTCGCCCCCGTGCCGAGACGCAGGAGCGGCAATGCATACGAGCGATATGTATGCGCAAGAGGCGCCACGGCGCGGAACGAGACGAGGCTGAAGTAGTCGTTCCCCATGATGAATACGAACGCGGCAGTCGAGAGTATCCAGACATCCTCGATCATCGGGATGACGCCGATGACCGGAATGCCGATGAACCAAAGCGCCGCGAGCAGGATGGCGGCGAGACGCGCATAGATACCGAGGAGGAATGCGAGGCCGATGAGGAATTGCAGATAGACGAAGAGCGGCGCGATCCCGAGATCTATCGCGAGATTCGGCGAGAACAGGAACCCATGGGTCCCGGCGATCATGAGGAACGCGCCCGCCATCATCGTGAACGCCGATGCTGCACGATCAAACGAGTGCACTGCGCGTGGTTGCAGGAATCTCAGCGAGAGATACCCTCGCCGTTCAAGCCAGTACCCGATGCCGACCGTTGCAGCTACGATGATCGTCCACGCACCGAGATAGAGGCCTGTCGGTTCTGATGCTTTGTACGGAAGCAGTTCTTCGTGTGCAAACCAGCGTGTGTGCGCGGTCGTCACCGTCGGCACGATGAACATGAGAAGGCTGACGTAGAAGAACCGCTTGAGCATCATCGTATTGTCGCGTGATTCCTCGCTCACCGCACTCCCCGCATGTGCATTACAGTTTGCGACTATCGTACGCCCAATGCAGAAGCGCCTGGCGCTGCACCGGTCGGCATGAGATGTCCCCTGGTTGGCATGCGCGCACGAGCTGGCCGATGTGACGGCGGATGTTGATCCATCGCTGTATCTGCCGTGCATCCTCTTTCGGCAATCGACGACCCAGGTAGTAGCGGCAGTACCATTGGAACCAGCCGCGCGGATCATCCGCATAGATCCAGCCTTTGCGCTGCCATTCTTTAAGCGACTGCGATGCTTTCACTTTGAAGAAGTTCTTGCTTCGGTCGTACCCTTCCGGCGAAAGCTTCGCCTTCGTAAACCAATCCTTCGGGAATTCCTTCGTGCAATCGGTCATGTATTTACCGCCGAAGATTCCCAGCGCGAGCATCTGTTTCGGCGTGAGATCGGGCTTGAAGCGCTTATCGAACTGCTTCCCCATCGGCGCCGTGAGGGTGTAGCGGTACTTTTTCTGCATCCGGTCGTTTACCGTGATCGTGCGCATATTAGCGGCGCATGATCGCACGTGCCGCGTACATGAACGGGATATCCACGATACCCACGAGCCACTTGGTCACCGTGAGCCCGATGACGAGCGGAAGAAGCGGCATCACACCCCAGAATGCGAAGGAAACGAAAACCACACTATCGATCGCCATCGCCGGGAGCGATGAGAACACATTGCGCATCCAGAGATGTTTACCACCGGTGAGGGTGCGTAGCCATTGGTACAGATTCGCATCCAAGAGCTCGCTCACGAGGAATGCGAGAAGGCCTGCGAGCACGATACGAGGCACCATGCCGAAAACCGCCTCGAACGCGGCCTGATTCGTGAAGAACGGTGCGGCCGCTGCGTTGAGTACGAGATACGAAAAGACAAGGAATGCTACCTGTGCAAGAAGTCCCAGAAGGATCATGCGATATACCTCTTTTTTACCGAACTTCTCGTTGATGATGTCGGTAAGAAGAAACGTGACCGAGAATATAAGAACCGCACCCGGCGCGAAGAATTCCGCGAATCCGAAATCGAAAGAAATCGTCTTCGAAGCGAAGATGGAAGACGCGACCGCGAGCGTCACATAGAATGCAAGGATCGCATCAGAGCGGTTGAAGGCGCGGACATACCACGCGCCGCCGAGCGCGAACAGCGCGATGACGGCTGACCAGATGACCGCGAGCGGAAGTGTCATACGCGGCAGCATACCGGAAGGTATGCTGCCGCGCTACAGAGCTAG
Proteins encoded in this window:
- a CDS encoding DoxX family membrane protein, coding for MSEESRDNTMMLKRFFYVSLLMFIVPTVTTAHTRWFAHEELLPYKASEPTGLYLGAWTIIVAATVGIGYWLERRGYLSLRFLQPRAVHSFDRAASAFTMMAGAFLMIAGTHGFLFSPNLAIDLGIAPLFVYLQFLIGLAFLLGIYARLAAILLAALWFIGIPVIGVIPMIEDVWILSTAAFVFIMGNDYFSLVSFRAVAPLAHTYRSYALPLLRLGTGATLFILGFTEKILHPEFGLNFLRQYDWNFMALAGLPYSDYLFTLSAGAVESLFGLIFILGIMTRLNALVVATIFSIPIFLLGPIELTGHLPHFAAIILILLFGAGNHFRLVQSAKRR
- a CDS encoding queuosine precursor transporter, whose amino-acid sequence is MTLPLAVIWSAVIALFALGGAWYVRAFNRSDAILAFYVTLAVASSIFASKTISFDFGFAEFFAPGAVLIFSVTFLLTDIINEKFGKKEVYRMILLGLLAQVAFLVFSYLVLNAAAAPFFTNQAAFEAVFGMVPRIVLAGLLAFLVSELLDANLYQWLRTLTGGKHLWMRNVFSSLPAMAIDSVVFVSFAFWGVMPLLPLVIGLTVTKWLVGIVDIPFMYAARAIMRR